In the Henningerozyma blattae CBS 6284 chromosome 8, complete genome genome, one interval contains:
- the RPC17 gene encoding DNA-directed RNA polymerase III subunit RPC17 (similar to Saccharomyces cerevisiae RPC17 (YJL011C); ancestral locus Anc_5.160), which yields MKVLEERDAFLSDYEVLQFLTHLERKNLWDDDSLAEMKNKKFKKGSKRPYNHPELQAITRGMIAYLSFDKNSIPVEQDEEEEEEKDADGDVDLENSKKSETELKSPLTRMNDEKFSEFIRKLNAYSLYQAEKLQLINQLPTNMVHLYAIIEECESRFNEEEIDQILKIIAEYI from the coding sequence atgaagGTTCTAGAAGAAAGAGATGCATTTTTAAGTGATTATGAAGTATTGCAATTTTTAACACAtcttgaaagaaaaaatctttGGGATGATGACAGTTTAGcagaaatgaaaaataaaaaattcaaaaaaggTAGCAAAAGACCTTACAACCATCCTGAATTACAAGCGATAACAAGAGGAATGATTGCCTATTTATcgtttgataaaaattctatCCCAGTGGAacaagatgaagaagaagaagaagaaaaagatgcTGATGGTGATGTTGATCTagaaaatagtaaaaaaagtGAAACAGAATTAAAATCACCCCTTACCAGAATGAATGACGAAAAATTTTCTGAATTTATcagaaaattaaatgctTATTCCTTATATCAAgctgaaaaattacaattaataaatcagtTACCAACAAATATGGTTCATCTATATGctattattgaagaatgtGAATCCAGATTCAATGAAGAAGAGATTGaccaaatattaaagattattGCCGAATACATATGA
- the TBLA0H02520 gene encoding uncharacterized protein, whose product MDNSQRAGDHKRRNQKSSLAVPNYTNINNDSSNEDTTSEEDENEEDEDDNEDDNDNDNDQNNDNDNDNDNYSIDSIDVEQQSNSQVDIEDFQFSDDESEEDNLDNIQLNTEISHEIEIYKNYKAEMRHKYRLLQKKNKRLEKSLEKIKLQKLEISKELKSLKTNYVSINKLVQSRDKEMQLLEKKYNQLFQENKVTNSVLSKLQETANVSNLQVRALKRIATPVLTLENFTRTVNDSESLLYWIRNELGMIINDQTIHDDICIGIMSVCNKSSEFVLTFLFAYAVCKYRLFLGVMHASYKNKNDGSTRFLSCLFCHKLQYEMVVKDGVVKLVSKRTSEEVVNSTHTCSAQDLVKVTLLKNKAKSSSYRHDEISLKNNLDSLIECFKNDGLALLTYQRATNARDMGLSSISRALVLITAHAVLNIHKDSLAEKQQMIRDIVAKIIIESLGLTEKYQEMSAIEPTYFPDLEGFKHKFTESLKRSIDNVVKKVDVNIASFDNMMGP is encoded by the coding sequence ATGGATAATAGCCAGAGGGCGGGTGATCacaaaagaagaaatcaAAAATCAAGTTTAGCTGTTCCCAATtatactaatattaataatgacaGTTCCAATGAAGATACTACTagtgaagaagatgaaaatgagGAGGATGAGGATGACAACGAGGacgataatgataatgataatgaccAAAATAATGACAATGACAATGATAATGACAATTATTCAATCGATTCTATTGACGTAGAACAACAATCTAATTCTCAGGTTGACATAGAAGATTTCCAATTTTCAGATGATGAAAGTGAAGAGGATAATTTAGATAACATACAACTAAATACTGAAATATCTCACGAGATCGAAATCTATAAAAACTACAAGGCAGAAATGAGACATAAATATCGATtgcttcaaaaaaaaaataagagaCTTGAAAAATCGTTagagaaaattaaattacaaaaacttgaaatttctaaagaattgaaaagcTTGAAAACAAATTATGTATcgattaataaattagttCAATCAAGAGATAAAGAAATgcaattattagaaaaaaaatataatcaattgtttcaagaaaataaagttaCAAATTCAGTCTTATcaaaattacaagaaaCAGCAAATGTTAGTAATTTACAAGTTCGTGCCTTAAAACGAATTGCTACTCCTGTATTAAcattagaaaatttcaCAAGAACTGTAAATGATTCAGAATCCCTATTATACTGGATACGAAATGAATTAGGTATGATAATTAATGACCAAACAATTCACGATGATATTTGTATTGGAATAATGAGTGtttgtaataaatcatCAGAATTTGTACtgacatttttatttgcatATGCCGTTTGCAAATATCGATTGTTTCTTGGTGTAATGCACGCAagttataagaataaaaatgatggTTCTACAAGATTTCTTTCATGTTTATTTTGCCACAAATTACAGTATGAAATGGTTGTTAAAGATGGGGTTGTGAAATTAGTGTCTAAGAGAACTAGTGAGGAAGTTGTTAACAGCACACATACTTGCTCAGCACAGGATCTGGTTAAAGTAACTCTTCTGAAAAATAAAGCTAAGTCTAGCTCATATCGCCATGAcgaaatatcattaaaaaataatttagacTCATTAATAGAATGTTTTAAAAACGATGGCTTAGCGTTATTAACATATCAACGTGCGACAAATGCTCGTGATATGGGATTAAGCTCAATCTCTAGAGCGTTGGTATTAATTACAGCACATGCAGTTTTGAATATCCATAAAGATTCCCTGGCGGAAAAACAACAAATGATAAGGGATATTGTCGCCAAGATCATTATAGAATCATTGGGATTGACTGAAAAATACCAAGAAATGTCTGCGATAGAGCCAACTTATTTTCCAGATCTAGAGGGTTTCAAACATAAATTTACTGaaagtttaaaaagatCTATAGATAATGTCGTTAAAAAAGTGGACGTAAATATTGCAAGCTTTGATAACATGATGGGCCCTTAA
- the TBLA0H02540 gene encoding DUF4448 domain-containing protein (similar to Saccharomyces cerevisiae YKL077W; ancestral locus Anc_2.624) yields MISFPKFASYTTALLLLLSNADAIRLAQQPHEKITTSEEARPWYRTIYSTEVELVTPTVIGGVTFSAKPPQSSESLAPWVSLNKEGEPKIIRPELKNGRIKKGLPDYKTYFQTLSIKTLGYDELKAKNMDPNDVFEEEVWIEEDPTYVSLNPIIRCTPDRFFHKGLAREIISDPFCTPRENVEWEIGKTYFITWYTHSLIDESTDIVSPQARIHLSYVKESPKDVRYRKRDGSIPTATFFMSKWVDNVDGVMPMELKEDWLQGRYERLIMVSVQPSHIADEDFDPMDNGVMIRMRLGARVVKQDRDAIAMRDAGMTGEKWYYVLMAIPTAVVVALFGMYFFLHLNRGTRDISGITQREIGKKRKVLGSLKDMKYGQQHNHLYSELPVYNKGPKHS; encoded by the coding sequence atgataaGCTTTCCTAAATTCGCATCATATACCACAGCCTTATTGCTTCTGTTGAGTAATGCAGACGCAATTCGTTTAGCTCAACAGCCCCATGAGAAGATTACCACTTCTGAAGAAGCACGGCCCTGGTATAGGACTATCTACTCTACGGAAGTAGAACTAGTTACACCAACAGTTATTGGTGGTGTCACCTTTAGTGCAAAACCCCCACAATCATCGGAATCATTGGCTCCTTGGGTGTCTTTAAACAAGGAAGGTGAaccaaaaattattagacctgaattgaaaaatggtagaattaaaaaaggaCTACCTGATTATAAGACCTATTTCCAAACTTTATCTATAAAAACACTTGGttatgatgaattaaaagcTAAAAACATGGATCCTAATGATGTATTTGAAGAGGAAGTTTGGATAGAGGAAGATCCTACGTATGTCAGTTTAAATCCTATTATTAGATGTACGCCGGACAGATTCTTTCATAAGGGTTTGGCAAGAGAAATAATTAGTGACCCATTCTGCACACCACGTGAAAATGTTGAATGGGAAATTGGTAAAACTTATTTCATTACTTGGTATACCCACTCTTTAATAGATGAATCGACTGATATAGTGTCTCCACAGGCTCGTATTCATCTTTCTTATGTTAAAGAATCTCCAAAGGATGTTCGTTATAGAAAGAGAGATGGTTCAATCCCAACTGCAACTTTTTTCATGTCGAAATGGGTTGATAATGTGGATGGTGTAATGCCAATggaattaaaagaagattGGTTACAAGGTCGTTATGAAAGATTGATTATGGTTTCTGTTCAGCCTTCTCACATTGCAGATGAAGATTTCGATCCAATGGACAATGGGGTTATGATTAGAATGCGTCTTGGCGCTAGGGTTGTTAAGCAAGACAGAGATGCCATTGCTATGAGGGATGCAGGGATGACTGGTGAAAAATGGTATTATGTATTAATGGCTATTCCTACTGCAGTAGTAGTTGCATTGTTTGGGatgtattttttcttaCATTTGAACAGAGGTACAAGAGATATTTCTGGTATCACTCAAAGAGAAATtggtaaaaaaagaaaagtcTTGGGGAGTTTAAAAGACATGAAATACGGTCAACAACACAACCATTTGTATTCAGAATTACCTGTCTATAATAAGGGTCCAAAACATTCTTAA
- the FAR3 gene encoding Far3p (similar to Saccharomyces cerevisiae FAR3 (YMR052W); ancestral locus Anc_2.615), with the protein MSNNDNFEYILQITKSLTSECRGSRQETDRIETLIKKLPKNEIKGKDNNDQNNNNTNSKESCNEDETAIQTDDESDNKKDEMIQEDEIDRLIKENYRLIYKVENIEYINKKIWKLISHINDNLVLIKNFIIDENLQRSIKIDNFIFSSIDYPIKELNENMIRLENDNLITQDKIDIVVNKLQECMSHIKIDKVNDTEEYINIQNDLETLRNNYDINISWSS; encoded by the coding sequence AtgtcaaataatgataatttcgaatatattttacaaattacTAAATCGTTAACTAGTGAGTGTCGAGGGTCAAGACAAGAGACTGATCGGATAGAAACacttataaaaaaattacctaaaaatgaaataaaaggAAAAGATAACAATGATCAAAACAATAACAACACTAATTCTAAAGAGTCTTgtaatgaagatgaaaccGCTATTCAAACAGATGATGAAAGTGATAACAAAAAAGATGAGATGATACAAGAAGATGAGATAGATCGATTAATCAAGGAAAATTACCGATTGATTTATAAAGTTGAGAATATTGagtatattaataaaaagattTGGAAATTGATCAGTCatataaatgataatttagtacttataaagaattttattattgatgaaaatttacaaCGATCCATTAAAatagataattttatattctcCAGCATTGATTATCctataaaagaattaaacgAAAATATGATACGATTAGAGAATGATAATTTGATTACCCaagataaaattgatataGTTGTCAACAAATTGCAAGAATGTATGTCacatattaaaatagataAAGTAAATGATACtgaagaatatattaatatccaAAACGATTTAGAAACCTTACGAAATAACTACGatatcaatatttcttGGTCAAGTTAG
- the TBLA0H02470 gene encoding uncharacterized protein has translation MSSKKAVIALTSHSGPFFADGKKTGVFSVETLYPYHIYRDNGFEVDFVSIDGKFGWDDYSLASDFLSGKDLEEFNDKTSDFNVTLRNIKTPDQILKNINDYKIFYASAGHGCLYDYPTATGLHEIASKIYENNGVVAAVCHGPVIFEGIMDLKTGKKLVEGKSVTAFTDIGEKILKVDDIMKDKGFDTPETALWKLGAKYLSPIGPFDDYSITDGRVVTGANPASASSTAIRSVNALKVPGK, from the coding sequence atGTCATCCAAGAAAGCTGTTATTGCTCTAACTTCTCACAGTGGTCCATTTTTCGCAGACGGTAAGAAGACAGGCGTCTTTTCTGTGGAAACATTATACCCATACCATATCTATCGCGATAATGGTTTTGAAGTTGATTTTGTATCAATTGATGGTAAATTTGGTTGGGATGATTATTCTTTGGCTTCTGACTTCTTATCAGGGAAAGATTTGGAAGAgtttaatgataaaacaTCCGATTTCAATGTTACTTTGAGGAATATTAAGACACCAGATCAAATCTTGAAGAATATTAACGATTATAAGATCTTTTATGCTTCTGCTGGTCATGGTTGTTTATACGATTACCCAACTGCAACTGGATTACATGAAATTGCCTCCAAGATTTACGAAAATAATGGTGTTGTTGCAGCTGTTTGTCATGGACCAGTCATCTTTGAAGGTATTATGGATTTAAAGACAGGTAAGAAACTAGTGGAAGGTAAATCAGTTACTGCATTCACTGATATTggtgaaaaaatattaaaagtcGATGATATTATGAAGGACAAAGGTTTCGATACCCCTGAAACTGCATTATGGAAGCTTGGTGCCAAATACTTATCACCAATTGGTCCTTTCGATGACTATTCAATCACTGATGGTAGAGTCGTTACAGGTGCTAATCCAGCATCTGCATCATCAACTGCTATCAGATCAGTAAACGCTTTGAAAGTTCCAGGTAAATGA
- the SAM37 gene encoding SAM complex subunit SAM37 (similar to Saccharomyces cerevisiae SAM37 (YMR060C); ancestral locus Anc_2.626): MITIYLWGHGNRPELISVDSIAIYWYLQTLTERNDIEIVFANNTDLSFTRTLPLLKDDIENIDLVGYGNIIEYLMLKTKDNDNTLSMNELLLVQYLNNKMDLIVKYFLYLNHQNYKEYTRIIFTQLLYWPMWYNTPRKYKVETRVCCEDTFALLKIREDTNCDADDSDDGDLPPGLIQSKTFKMNQDKRKKSKHQLRESSNQLQMTHILKDILNEYQAMRKIVPGESIPVDLYYLAHLYILVQLPDHNDTSQIIQQYHYQDYCTLDKYIQTFSSTKSTITIREPHFTELGNVAMSLYRRVPYL, encoded by the coding sequence ATGattactatatatttatggGGTCATGGTAATCGTCCTGAATTGATTAGCGTGGATAGCATAGCTATATATTGGTATTTGCAAACCCTAACAGAACGAAATGATATAGAAATTGTCTTTGCCAATAATACCGATCTTTCTTTCACAAGAACACTACCTCTATTGAAAGATGATATCGAGAATATAGACTTGGTTGGATATGgtaatataattgaataCTTAATGCTAAAAACTAAAGATAATGACAATACGCTTTCTATGAATGAACTTTTATTAGTTCAGTACCTAAATAACAAAATGGATTTAatagttaaatatttcttatatttaaaCCATCAAAACTATAAGGAATATACTCGTATTATATTTACCCAACTATTGTATTGGCCAATGTGGTATAATACACCACGTAAATATAAAGTAGAAACTCGTGTATGTTGCGAAGATACTTTTGCTCTTTTAAAGATCCGTGAAGATACAAACTGTGATGCAGATGATTCAGATGATGGTGATCTACCACCAGGTCTAATACAAAGCAAGACTTTTAAAATGAATCAAGATAAACGAAAAAAGTCTAAACATCAATTGAGGGAGAGTAGTAATCAATTACAGATGACacatatattaaaagacatattaaatgaatatcAAGCCATGCGCAAGATTGTTCCTGGAGAATCTATTCCCGTCGACCTATACTACTTAGCTCATTTATATATCTTAGTACAATTACCAGATCACAATGATACTTCACAAATCATTCAACAATATCACTACCAAGACTACTGTACTCtagataaatatattcaaacaTTCTCTTCAACAAAATCTACTATTACCATTAGAGAACCTCATTTCACGGAATTGGGGAATGTTGCAATGTCATTATATCGCAGAGTACCGTACTTATAA
- the TBLA0H02510 gene encoding uncharacterized protein (similar to Saccharomyces cerevisiae MPS3 (YJL019W); ancestral locus Anc_5.165), whose amino-acid sequence MQADESFIHDDELMSDEEYDDIYGSDYEYGSENDYENEYGDEYDDHYDIHSNINWFYTVVLSIIFSLIISYFMKNKNFTNVELDHTHIQEQINDITSKSHSMGTNYLHVFQENLQQIIDQFETQIKRIVPSKDTHELDQQLDMIDLQLQKFNRMVENEDITQFSEFLFEQLNTKLPNDVPVIISGNKQEYLIIPELYSYIAKILVSSFSNIRTSQPEVEEFHYDANNYSDEIITNSLRYKDKQQFLDDLAIKVSSIKQDIFNRLQENEYDLNKRLQLVEECIWKQYETNPFHWSDELNFITYSTGSQIINHLTSKTYSKGNSVPVTDLLLDNSPVAGNTNTYWQCSTSDHKGKCSLAVRFRSPVYLSKLFYIHGRFKNNVHLMNSAPRTISIYIRLSTQPALNTNSQDIIEIARQYGVGQTHPRDNGYFKLGTLNYDMLNPQLIQSFQIPLWFLRERVATHSILFQVEENYGCSDYTSLRAFVAHGFTGADLASTPIT is encoded by the coding sequence ATGCAAGCCGATGAATCGTTTATACATGACGATGAACTCATGTCTGATGAAGAATACGATGATATATATGGTAGTGACTATGAATATGGATCGGAAAATGATTATGAGAATGAATATGGAGATGAGTATGATGACCACTATGACATTCATTCCAATATTAATTGGTTTTACACAGTAGTACTGTCAATCATATTcagtttaataatttcatatttcatgaaaaataaaaattttactaATGTAGAACTAGATCACACACATATCCAAGAAcaaattaatgatattacaAGTAAGAGTCATTCCATGGGTACCAACTATTTGCATGTATTCCAAGAAAATCTTCAACAAATCATCGATCAATTTGAAAcacaaattaaaagaatcgTGCCAAGTAAAGATACTCATGAATTAGATCAACAATTAGATATGATTgatttacaattacaaaaatttaatagaatggtagaaaatgaagatataACCCAATTCAGTgagtttttatttgaacAATTGAATACTAAGTTACCCAATGATGTTCCTGTCATTATATCTGGAAATAAACAAGAATATTTGATCATTCCAGAATTATATTCCTATATCGCCAAGATTCTTGTGTCAAGTTTTTCGAATATCCGTACTTCACAACCTGAAGTGGAGGAATTCCATTATGATGCAAATAATTATAgtgatgaaattattaccaaCTCTTTAAGATATAAAGATAAACAACAATTCTTAGATGATCTTGCAATAAAAGTTTCAAGTATTAAGCAAGATATCTTTAATCGTTTAcaagaaaatgaatatgaTCTCAATAAACGGTTACAGCTCGTTGAAGAGTGTATCTGGAAACAATATGAAACCAATCCATTCCATTGGAGCGATGAGttgaattttattacttATTCTACGGGTAGTCAAATCATAAACCATCTAACCTCCAAAACATATTCTAAGGGAAACAGTGTGCCAGTGACAGATCTATTACTGGATAATTCCCCAGTAGCAGGGAACACGAACACCTATTGGCAATGCTCCACTTCTGATCACAAGGGGAAGTGCTCTTTGGCTGTAAGATTCCGCTCCCCTGTATATCTAAGtaaattgttttatatCCATGGcagattcaaaaataacGTCCATCTGATGAATTCTGCACCACGAACTATTTCCATTTACATTAGATTGTCCACTCAGCCAGCACTCAATACGAATTCTCAAGATATCATTGAAATAGCTCGTCAATATGGGGTGGGCCAAACCCATCCGCGTGATAACGGCTATTTCAAACTCGGAACTTTAAACTACGACATGTTAAACCCTCAACTGATTCAATCTTTCCAAATACCGTTATGGTTCTTACGAGAACGAGTAGCAACTCATTCCATCTTATTCCAAGTAGAAGAGAACTATGGTTGTTCAGATTATACCTCATTACGTGCTTTTGTGGCACACGGTTTTACTGGCGCCGATCTTGCGTCGACACCCATCACgtga
- the TPH3 gene encoding Tph3p (similar to Saccharomyces cerevisiae YJL016W; ancestral locus Anc_5.164): MGFLTSFRLKKFKKTDSPDDVREITHLDNALDSNDEITSQIQIQNQEPKRNKGSLETTSELTANKDFEVINQNVLESVKPIVALLQAHSKKNFFDSSSATTTNEPVSWNVSSNLDPSFSKEYIPSKITVSGKELLFETEHENLLIPLVEEKDNIFGCNIVRHYPNDDESEDSATDSLHFQNSTIVVHCSNPEYLDILHKSCLLSIFEYMSIFKSLTGTLLSSVGTQLPDINVILNSNFSYRDWCEIYLENEGWVKVWCHIDSTNKNFKNNNKTKDSKANFAIKFYNDNKSLSSKNLICSISNISFVKDIFFYKDCQITNVNDLTNLTPMVLIESINMIRLLGDISFHSAASNETVTPPQNRIMSSSSRLSFFNKDKDKQDMDTNNNSDLDSDSNLFTEPPPEFASPTNRAHKRISSFTSTKTNLSTSSLATNSSSKDTKKLPPVKYTNPNGLIIRPTPHNGISHIETMLRFIVPMMDVAGLYGRPAQFRVQKNDPCSLMFGLPSLPTVDYFAKQEMDSLIETQFTEDESLIKNTTFLAMHHYTHVLKNLMDETPDREQTLNFTKLHHLPFN, from the coding sequence ATGGGATTTCTGACTAGTTTCcgtttaaaaaaattcaagaaaacAGACTCACCAGATGATGTGAGAGAGATTACTCATTTGGATAATGCTTTGgattcaaatgatgaaattacttctcaaattcaaattcaaaaccAAGAACCCAAGAGAAATAAAGGATCTTTGGAAACCACCAGTGAGTTAACTGCCAATAAAGATTTCGAAGTGATTAATCAAAATGTCTTGGAAAGTGTTAAGCCCATAGTGGCTCTATTACAAGCTCATTCcaagaagaatttttttgattcttCTTCTGCTACTACTACAAATGAACCAGTAAGTTGGAACGTTTCATCAAATTTGGATCCATCTTTCTCTAAGGAATATATTCCGTCAAAGATTACTGTTAGTGGTAAAGAGTTGTTATTTGAAACTGAAcatgaaaatttattaattccCTTAGTGGAAGAAAAAGACAACATTTTTGGTTGTAATATTGTTCGTCATTATccaaatgatgatgaatcGGAAGATAGTGCTACGGATTCCTTACATTTCCAAAATAGTACTATTGTTGTTCATTGTTCAAACCCAGAATATTTAGATATTCTCCATAAATCTTGTTTATTATCCATTTTTGAATACATGTCTATATTTAAATCCTTAACAGGtactttattatcatcagtCGGAACTCAATTGCCTGATATTAATgtcattttaaattctaatttcAGTTATCGTGATTGGTgtgaaatttatttagaaaatgagGGTTGGGTTAAAGTTTGGTGTCATATTGATtctactaataaaaatttcaaaaataataataaaactaaagATTCTAAAGCAAATTTTGCCATCAAGTtttataatgataataaatctctttcatcaaaaaatttaatctgctctatttcaaatatttctttcgTCAAAGATATCTTTTTCTATAAAGATTGTCAAATAACTAACGTCAACGATTTAACTAATTTAACGCCTATGGTCTTAATTGAAAGTATTAATATGATTAGATTATTAGGTGATATTTCTTTCCATTCAGCAGCATCCAATGAAACCGTCACCCCACCTCAAAATAGAATTATGAGTTCCTCCTCAAGATTGtcattctttaataaagataaagataAGCAAGATATGGacactaataataattcggATCTTGATTCAGATTCAAACCTGTTTACTGAGCCTCCTCCAGAATTTGCCTCTCCAACTAATAGAGCTCATAAAAGAATTAGTTCATTTACAAGTACAAAGACCAATTTATCTACATCTTCATTGGCAACTAATTCATCTTCCAAagatacaaaaaaattacctcctgtaaaatatacaaatcCAAATGGTTTAATCATTAGGCCAACTCCTCATAATGGGATTTCTCATATTGAAACCATGTTACGTTTCATCGTACCAATGATGGATGTAGCTGGATTATATGGTCGTCCAGCACAATTTAGAgttcaaaaaaatgatcCATGTTCTCTAATGTTCGGTTTACCCTCTTTGCCAACTGTGGATTATTTTGCCAAACAAGAAATGGATTCTTTGATTGAAACTCAATTCACTGAAGATGAATCCTTAATTAAAAACACCACTTTTTTAGCAATGCATCATTATACTCATGTATTAAAGAATCTAATGGATGAAACTCCGGATAGAGAACAAACTTtgaattttacaaaattacACCATCTACcgtttaattga
- the CCT3 gene encoding chaperonin-containing T-complex subunit CCT3 (similar to Saccharomyces cerevisiae CCT3 (YJL014W); ancestral locus Anc_5.163) — protein sequence MQAPVVFMNTSQERTTGRQAQIANITAAKAVADVIRTCLGPKAMLKMLLDPMGGLVLTNDGHAILREIDVAHPAAKSMLELSRTQDEEVGDGTTTVIILAGEILAQCAPYLIEKNIHPVIIIQALKKALSDALEIIKEVSKPVDIQNDDAMKKLIQASIGTKYINHWSEKMCELALASVKTVCIDLGNTLEGEPKFEIDIKRYVRVEKIPGGEVLDSKVLKGVMLNKDVVHPKMSRLVKDPRVVLLDCPLEYKKGESQTNIEITKEEDWNRILQIEEEQVQLMCEQILAVKPTVVITEKGVSDLAQHFLLKGGCSVLRRVKKSDNNRIARVTGATIVNRVEDLKETDVGTECGTFKVELIGDEYFTFLDDCKNPKACTIMLRGGSKDILNEIERNLQDAMSVARNVMLSPSLSPGGGATEMAVSVKLAENAKKLEGIQQWPYQAVADAMECIPRTLIQNSGGNPIRLLSQLRAKHAQGQHTAGVDGDTGKLVDMVEYGIWEPEVIKQQSVKTAIESACLLLRVDDIVSGVRKQEE from the coding sequence ATGCAAGCTCCTGTAGTGTTTATGAACACTTCTCAAGAGAGAACTACTGGCCGTCAAGCCCAAATAGCTAATATCACTGCTGCAAAGGCCGTTGCCGATGTCATCCGTACTTGTTTGGGTCCAAAAGCTATGTTGAAGATGTTGTTAGATCCAATGGGTGGTTTAGTCCTAACTAATGATGGTCATGCCATTTTACGTGAAATTGATGTCGCTCATCCAGCTGCCAAATCCATGTTAGAATTATCTAGAACtcaagatgaagaagttgGCGATGGTACAACTACTGTCATTATTCTAGCAGGTGAGATCTTAGCTCAGTGTGCTccatatttaattgaaaaaaatattcatccagttattattatccaaGCTTTGAAAAAAGCTTTGTCTGATGCCTTAGAAATCATTAAGGAAGTTAGTAAACCAGTGGATATTCAAAATGATGATGctatgaaaaaattaattcaagCCTCTATTGGtactaaatatattaatcaCTGGTCCGAAAAGATGTGTGAATTAGCTTTAGCCTCTGTTAAAACTGTTTGCATTGATTTGGGTAACACTCTAGAAGGCGAAccaaaatttgaaattgatattaaaagatatgtTCGTGTTGAAAAAATTCCAGGTGGTGAAGTCTTAGATTCTAAAGTACTAAAAGGTGTTATGTTAAATAAAGACGTCGTCCATCCAAAGATGTCTCGTTTGGTGAAAGATCCAAGAGTTGTCCTTTTAGATTGCCCATTAGAATATAAGAAAGGTGAATCTCaaacaaatattgaaattacaaAGGAAGAAGATTGGAATAGAATTTTACaaatagaagaagaacaagTTCAATTAATGTGTGAACAAATCTTAGCTGTTAAGCCAACAGTTGTTATAACTGAAAAGGGTGTCTCTGATTTAGCACAACATTTCTTATTGAAAGGTGGTTGTAGTGTATTAAGAAGAGTTAAGAAAtctgataataatagaattgcCCGTGTTACTGGTGCTACTATTGTTAACCGTGTAgaagatttaaaagaaacCGATGTAGGGACTGAATGTGGTACATTCAAAGTTGAATTAATTGGTGATGAATATTTCACTTTCTTAGATGATTGTAAAAATCCAAAAGCTTGTACGATTATGTTACGTGGTGGTTCTAAGGATATcttaaatgaaattgaacGTAACCTACAGGATGCTATGTCTGTTGCCCGTAACGTCATGCTGTCTCCATCTTTGTCACCAGGTGGTGGTGCTACAGAAATGGCCGTTTCAGTTAAATTGGCTGAAAATGCTAAAAAATTAGAGGGTATTCAACAATGGCCATATCAAGCTGTTGCAGATGCAATGGAATGTATTCCACGTACTCTAATACAAAATTCTGGTGGTAATCCAATCAGATTACTATCTCAATTAAGAGCTAAGCACGCTCAAGGTCAGCATACTGCAGGTGTTGATGGTGATACCGGTAAATTGGTTGATATGGTTGAATATGGTATTTGGGAACCAGAAGTTATTAAGCAACAAAGTGTTAAGACAGCTATTGAAAGTGCTTGTCTTCTATTAAGAGTTGATGATATCGTCAGTGGTGTCAGAAAGCAAGAAGAATAA